Genomic segment of Streptomyces sp. NA02950:
AGCAGGAGGAGCTGATCGAGGCCATCGCCAAGTCGGGTGCGGCGTTTGTGGTGGTGCTGGTCAACGGGCGCCCGCTGACGATCGGCGGCTGGCTGGAGTCGGCGCCCGCCGTCCTGGAGGCGTGGCACCCCGGTATCGAGGGCGGACACGCCATCGCGGACGTGCTGTTCGGAAAGGTCAACCCCGGTGGCAAACTGCCGGTGTCCTTCCCGCGCGCGGTCGGCCAGGTGCCGATCCACTACAACCACGAGAACACCGGCCGCCCCTACGACCCGCACAACCCCTACACCTCCCGCTATCTGGACCTGCCCGACGGCCCGCAGTTCGCCTTCGGGCACGGCCTGAGCTACACGACCTTCGACATCGGCGAACCCAGGCTGTCGGTGCGCCGGATCGCCGCCGACGCGCTATGCAAGGGCGACACCGTCCAGGTGGCGGTGGCGGTGCGCAACACCGGGCGGCGCACGGGCGACGAGGTCGTCCAGCTGTATCTGCGGGATCCGGTGGCGAGCATCGTGCAGCCGGTGCGCCGGCTGTGCGGTTTCCGCCGGGTCACCCTCGACGCCGGGAAGTCCACCACCGTGCGCTTCCGGCTGAGCGCCGAGGACCTGGGCTTCTGGACCCATGACCGGGACGGCAACTTCGCGGTGGAGAAGGGCGAGATCCGGCTCTACGCGGGCAACAGCTCCCTGGCCGGGGGCGAACGCACCCTCACCATCACCTAGCGGCCGGGGTGCCGGGGCGAGGCGCCGCCGCCTCGCCCCGGCACCCGGTCATCCGCGCTGCGCGCCACTCCGGCGCCAGCACCGACCAGACCTCCCTGTCCACGCGCACTCCCCGGTGCGGATGGCTCTCCCGCAGCACTCCGTCCCGCACCATGCCGAGCCGTTGGGCGACCTTGATGCTCGCCGTGTTGGCGGACGAGGCGACCCACTCCACCCGATGGATTCCGCGCACCTCGACCGCCCAGTCGATGAGCACCCGGACGGCCCGGGTGACCAGCCCGCGCCCGGCGAACGCCTCCTCCAGCCAGCAGCCGACCTCACAGGTCCCGGACTGGGTATCGAAGGACCGGAAGAGGACACCGCCGATGAGCGTCCCGTCGACCCAGATGCCGTACAGCCGTCCACTGTCAGTGGCCGCCTTGTCCGCGTACATCTGGAGGAAGGCGGTGGCCGACGGCAGGTCGGTGGCGCGGTCCCCCAGCGCGATATGCGTACCGACGTACTCCCGGCAGCGGTCGATGTGGGCGAGGTACTCCTTGGCGTTCCACGGCTCCAGCGGGCGCAGCTCCGCACCGTCGTCACCCAGCGATTTCGCGAACACCTTGCTCCTTCACAGGTAGAGGGCCTGGGCCCAGTCTCCCTGGTGCGGGCGGCGGCTCCGCGTCCGGGCGGTCGGTCAGGTGGTCCCGGCCCCGGCCCCGGACTCCGAAGACGTCCCGGTGGCCGGGCCATGGGTGACCCGGATCTTGGACTGGCCGTGCGGCAACGCCTCCCAGTCCTCCATGAAACGCGCCTCCAGGCCGTGTTTCGCGGCGAGGGCGACGAGCGTCTCGGTGCGGTAGTAGAAGTCCTCGCGCAGCACCTGGTGTTCGGTGCCCTCGGTGCGGTCGAAGGTGAAGTCGAACCAGCCGCCGGGCGCCATCACCCGGCCGATATGGGCCAGGCACTCCTCGATGACCGGCAGCGGGGAGTGCGAGAACACGCTGTGCGCGTGGATGACATCGAACCGGCCCTCGGGCAGGAACCGCAGGGTGAGATCGCGGACCGGGAC
This window contains:
- a CDS encoding GNAT family N-acetyltransferase; the encoded protein is MFAKSLGDDGAELRPLEPWNAKEYLAHIDRCREYVGTHIALGDRATDLPSATAFLQMYADKAATDSGRLYGIWVDGTLIGGVLFRSFDTQSGTCEVGCWLEEAFAGRGLVTRAVRVLIDWAVEVRGIHRVEWVASSANTASIKVAQRLGMVRDGVLRESHPHRGVRVDREVWSVLAPEWRAARMTGCRGEAAAPRPGTPAAR